One Lysinibacillus fusiformis genomic window carries:
- a CDS encoding DUF5316 domain-containing protein translates to MRYFFIGIFLSLIGALVSIVIWDIEMVTTVTSSIGFFFIGIALIFSGVFISGDRMRANFATESAKNKMERNNISFRSALMGMPSLVVAILFYFLLN, encoded by the coding sequence TTGAGATATTTTTTTATCGGAATTTTTCTATCTCTAATAGGTGCCCTAGTGTCTATAGTGATATGGGATATCGAAATGGTTACAACTGTTACAAGTAGTATCGGTTTCTTTTTTATTGGAATAGCACTCATTTTTTCTGGTGTATTTATAAGTGGTGATAGAATGCGGGCTAACTTTGCAACTGAATCTGCCAAGAATAAAATGGAAAGAAATAACATTAGTTTTCGTTCAGCTTTGATGGGAATGCCAAGTCTTGTGGTAGCAATTTTGTTTTATTTTTTATTGAACTAA
- a CDS encoding bifunctional diguanylate cyclase/phosphodiesterase — protein sequence MNPFNVRNKLIISVSLILCIPCALIGWVSYKTAYEQITDKTMEGLERNLQILDTYIDKMLSLPKQEISLLAQSIDADNIETNQGDENSEIREIIDRFQSLSTDIIMTRVASHDGAFMFSPHLSLSSDYNPLEQSWYKLAVENPGIVSITAPRLSESNKPVVTMSRQTSDKKGVVAVGISLEELTHSVTQLTIAEGDILYILDPTGKVVAHPKEKLAEKPNGIYNDEIMRSSSGEINFKVNGNPKKAIFLTNAQTDWRIIAEIDQLKIAQSVKPIFNITLFVLLIAICLTSILISVIVRSITKPLQVLVDASEKVSEGDLSGHVIITSQDEFQKLGDAYNHMIDSLSKFAFYDPLTNLPNRRQFVFTLEQAITQVSSDQSNFAIIFIDVDNFKQVNDTLGHSAGDELLQKMAEQLQSCIGSQGVVARFGGDEFVIFLEHSADHDYLEKMLSTLRDSFVQPFTIHGQITFVQMSMGIARYPIDGVTQEELLKHADIAMYKAKELGGNNHRFFDDTMNELVIKKDQIERMMRLALERNEFNVHYQPQIESATGKIRGFEALVRWNSPELGFVSPEDFVPIAEKTGLITQIDELVMYQACLKNVELQHQFDYPFLMAVNISALQLGRADFVDKVQLILNETKMKPEYLEIEITESILVESFESSISILRKLESLGIKIAQDDFGTGYSSLNYLNVLPIHTLKIDRSFIQNMTSATAEKTIIESIINLVHKLGHDVVAEGVETKEQYILLKEWNCDFVQGYYFSRPVSEDKLVELLMEEKNYKNQ from the coding sequence GTGAATCCATTTAATGTACGAAATAAATTAATAATATCTGTATCCCTTATCCTATGTATCCCTTGCGCACTGATTGGCTGGGTTTCGTATAAAACAGCATACGAGCAGATTACTGATAAAACGATGGAAGGGCTTGAGAGGAATCTACAGATATTAGATACCTATATTGATAAAATGTTGAGTTTGCCAAAACAGGAGATTTCTTTATTAGCTCAAAGTATCGATGCAGATAACATAGAAACAAATCAAGGGGACGAAAATTCGGAGATACGAGAGATTATTGATAGATTTCAATCCCTGAGTACAGATATTATTATGACCAGAGTCGCTTCGCACGATGGCGCCTTCATGTTTTCACCTCATCTAAGCCTTTCTTCTGACTACAATCCACTAGAACAGAGCTGGTATAAACTTGCAGTTGAGAATCCGGGGATAGTATCCATAACTGCTCCTCGTTTATCAGAATCAAATAAACCAGTTGTCACAATGTCTAGGCAGACTAGTGATAAAAAGGGGGTTGTAGCTGTTGGTATCTCACTGGAGGAATTGACGCACAGCGTGACCCAACTCACAATTGCTGAGGGAGATATTTTATACATATTGGATCCCACAGGAAAAGTTGTCGCCCATCCTAAGGAAAAACTTGCGGAAAAGCCTAACGGAATTTACAATGACGAGATAATGAGAAGTTCATCAGGTGAAATAAATTTTAAAGTTAACGGGAACCCTAAAAAGGCGATTTTTCTTACAAATGCACAAACGGATTGGCGAATTATTGCTGAAATTGATCAACTTAAGATAGCTCAAAGTGTCAAACCGATTTTTAATATTACCCTCTTTGTGTTGCTCATTGCGATTTGTTTAACATCTATTCTGATTTCCGTTATTGTTCGCTCGATTACGAAACCTTTGCAGGTGTTAGTTGATGCTTCTGAGAAAGTGAGCGAAGGGGATCTGTCGGGGCATGTCATAATCACAAGTCAAGATGAGTTTCAGAAACTTGGCGACGCTTATAATCATATGATTGACTCTTTAAGTAAATTCGCATTCTACGATCCATTAACTAATTTGCCTAATCGGAGGCAGTTTGTCTTTACCCTGGAACAGGCCATCACACAGGTTAGTTCAGACCAATCTAATTTTGCCATTATTTTCATTGATGTGGATAACTTCAAGCAAGTTAATGATACACTTGGGCATTCGGCTGGTGATGAGTTACTTCAGAAGATGGCAGAACAATTGCAGTCTTGTATAGGCTCGCAAGGAGTGGTTGCACGTTTTGGGGGCGATGAATTTGTCATTTTTCTAGAACATAGCGCAGATCATGATTATTTGGAAAAAATGTTGAGTACGTTACGTGATAGCTTTGTTCAACCTTTTACTATTCATGGCCAAATCACTTTTGTTCAAATGAGTATGGGAATCGCAAGGTATCCAATTGATGGAGTGACTCAAGAAGAGCTTCTCAAACATGCTGATATCGCCATGTATAAAGCGAAAGAATTAGGGGGAAATAACCATCGATTTTTTGATGACACGATGAATGAACTCGTTATCAAAAAGGACCAAATAGAACGAATGATGCGTCTTGCGCTAGAAAGAAATGAATTTAACGTTCATTATCAACCGCAGATAGAATCAGCTACTGGAAAGATCAGAGGGTTTGAGGCGTTAGTGCGCTGGAATAGCCCCGAGCTTGGATTTGTTTCTCCAGAAGATTTTGTTCCGATTGCAGAAAAGACAGGATTGATTACACAAATTGACGAATTGGTCATGTATCAAGCCTGCTTGAAAAATGTCGAATTACAACATCAATTCGATTATCCCTTCCTGATGGCGGTTAATATTTCGGCTTTACAATTAGGAAGAGCAGATTTTGTGGATAAAGTTCAGCTCATTTTGAATGAGACTAAGATGAAGCCGGAATATTTAGAGATTGAAATTACCGAGAGTATCTTAGTCGAATCGTTTGAAAGCTCTATTTCCATACTGCGAAAATTAGAGAGCCTAGGGATAAAAATTGCTCAGGATGATTTTGGCACCGGTTATTCTTCACTTAACTATTTGAATGTATTGCCTATTCATACCCTTAAAATTGATAGGTCATTTATTCAAAATATGACATCGGCAACAGCTGAAAAAACGATTATCGAATCAATTATCAATCTTGTCCATAAATTAGGTCATGATGTAGTTGCCGAAGGGGTGGAGACAAAAGAACAGTATATTTTGCTCAAAGAATGGAACTGCGACTTTGTCCAAGGGTACTATTTTAGTAGGCCTGTTTCGGAAGACAAACTTGTTGAATTGTTAATGGAGGAAAAAAACTACAAAAATCAGTAA
- a CDS encoding LLM class flavin-dependent oxidoreductase → MTKKQMKLGVFLMGTGHHIASWRHPDVPSDASESMAFFQHIAQVAEAGKLDMLFLSDGLSFNDLSHPAELVRFEPLTLHAALSTVTKNIGLTATASTTYNEPFHIARKFSSLDHLSGGRAGWNVVTSYYEAEALNFNQHAHLDHTLRYDRAEEFVEVVKGLWDSWEQEALVRDKDGGTYFDKQQLHTLDFKGKYYAVKGPLNSSRSPQGRPVIVQAGSSESGTDLAAKTADVIFTAQQTLEDAQFFYKKLKDKAIAFGRNADDVKIMPGVSPYVGDTEEEAYAKYEQLQSLITPEIGLDFLSDYLGGFDFSGYDLDGLLPKDIPLTNGNQSRQQLIVALAEREQLSIRELYLRIAGSRGHRLIFGTPEQIADQLAEWMDKGAADGFNIMPPYFPHGFTDFVEKVVPILQQRGIFRTAYEGTTLRENLGLLQVVSRYGKVEV, encoded by the coding sequence ATGACAAAAAAACAGATGAAACTAGGTGTCTTTTTAATGGGCACGGGGCATCATATTGCCTCGTGGCGTCATCCAGATGTGCCGAGCGATGCAAGTGAAAGTATGGCATTTTTTCAGCATATTGCACAAGTAGCAGAGGCTGGAAAACTAGATATGTTGTTTTTAAGTGATGGGCTATCGTTTAACGATTTATCGCATCCGGCTGAACTGGTACGCTTTGAACCGTTAACATTGCATGCGGCATTATCAACCGTGACGAAAAATATTGGCTTAACTGCAACGGCTTCCACAACATATAATGAGCCATTTCATATAGCCCGAAAGTTCTCCTCGCTGGATCATTTAAGTGGTGGCCGTGCAGGGTGGAATGTTGTGACATCCTATTACGAAGCAGAGGCGTTAAACTTTAATCAACATGCACATTTAGACCATACTCTTCGTTATGATCGTGCGGAGGAATTTGTAGAAGTAGTAAAGGGGTTATGGGACAGTTGGGAGCAAGAGGCGCTTGTCCGAGATAAAGACGGTGGCACCTATTTTGATAAACAGCAGCTACACACATTAGATTTCAAGGGTAAGTATTATGCAGTGAAGGGTCCATTGAATTCATCACGTTCGCCACAAGGACGCCCAGTCATAGTACAGGCAGGCTCATCGGAATCAGGCACAGATTTAGCGGCTAAAACAGCCGATGTTATTTTCACTGCTCAGCAAACATTAGAGGATGCGCAGTTCTTCTATAAAAAGCTAAAGGATAAGGCCATAGCCTTTGGACGTAATGCAGATGATGTAAAAATTATGCCCGGTGTATCGCCGTATGTAGGTGACACAGAGGAAGAGGCGTATGCCAAATATGAACAACTGCAAAGCCTAATTACACCTGAAATTGGCTTGGATTTCTTGTCGGATTATTTAGGGGGCTTTGATTTTTCAGGCTATGATTTAGATGGGCTACTACCGAAAGATATTCCGTTGACGAACGGCAATCAAAGTCGTCAACAGTTGATTGTGGCGTTGGCAGAGCGCGAACAGCTGTCCATTCGTGAATTGTATTTACGTATCGCGGGCTCACGCGGGCATCGTTTAATTTTTGGAACACCTGAACAAATTGCCGATCAGCTAGCAGAATGGATGGATAAGGGTGCAGCGGATGGTTTTAATATTATGCCGCCCTATTTCCCACACGGATTTACGGATTTTGTGGAAAAGGTAGTGCCTATTCTACAACAACGAGGTATTTTCCGTACAGCATACGAGGGCACAACATTACGAGAAAATTTAGGTTTACTCCAGGTCGTGTCACGTTATGGCAAGGTAGAAGTTTAA
- a CDS encoding BglG family transcription antiterminator — MTTSNRLIKLYQHLVEHEDWITAQELAVLLNCSVKTVRKDLIELTSFLPGNWLIETQRGKGVFLHRPPNQTSLAFEHLINETDKLHNLITFLIRNESGCSLSEVSQALYFSASTISKVLELLRNDLKKYYLKIDMRPIRINGEEFHLRQFYFDFYLRKHCFHPISEQASESIYSFMSEIEKKGSFTFSDHAYAQLPILLSIWQSRMIKKKYITEFVYPAVLVESGNSIDWLLTLIEGYLESIQIMVIPSELHYGAALILGAARVEKKKDDDCLNMNEIIGQPQLDSIMNVIKYVEEQTQLPFSNDPILVQQCHEYFKHAKIRLITKVYSYANHHKSIIKNKQAFLYNCIQEAIVRNCNYAESFRDDDIADITMYFMASKKGHEMQHKEKKILLYMNDLGVLRYIMLKLLDHINGHIRLMTTNQAHEMVSLALHGDLDAIITTNHHIYGLVTNDIPVLQVSPLLSDSEIKMIKNNLKI, encoded by the coding sequence GTGACAACTTCAAACAGACTAATCAAACTATATCAGCACTTAGTAGAACACGAAGATTGGATAACAGCTCAAGAATTAGCTGTGTTGTTGAATTGCTCAGTCAAGACAGTCCGAAAAGATTTAATAGAGCTTACTTCTTTCCTTCCAGGGAATTGGCTAATTGAGACTCAACGAGGAAAAGGAGTTTTTTTACATCGTCCCCCCAATCAAACAAGTTTAGCTTTCGAACATCTAATTAATGAAACGGACAAGCTGCATAATTTGATCACATTTCTTATTCGGAATGAATCAGGCTGCTCGCTCTCAGAAGTTAGTCAAGCGCTATACTTTAGTGCAAGTACAATCAGTAAAGTTTTGGAATTATTGAGGAATGATTTGAAGAAATATTATCTAAAAATAGACATGAGGCCGATAAGAATCAATGGCGAGGAGTTTCATTTACGCCAGTTCTATTTTGACTTTTATTTACGAAAACATTGTTTTCATCCGATATCAGAACAAGCTTCAGAATCAATATATTCATTTATGAGTGAAATTGAAAAGAAAGGCAGTTTTACTTTTTCAGATCATGCTTACGCACAACTGCCAATTCTTTTGTCCATTTGGCAGAGCCGCATGATTAAAAAAAAATATATAACAGAGTTCGTATACCCTGCAGTTCTTGTTGAATCAGGCAATTCAATTGATTGGCTTCTAACTCTTATTGAAGGCTATCTTGAATCCATTCAGATTATGGTTATCCCAAGTGAGCTTCATTATGGAGCAGCACTGATACTTGGTGCAGCAAGGGTTGAAAAGAAGAAAGATGATGATTGCTTAAATATGAATGAAATAATTGGACAACCTCAATTGGATTCTATAATGAACGTGATAAAATATGTAGAGGAGCAAACTCAATTACCCTTTTCGAACGACCCTATCTTGGTGCAGCAATGTCACGAATATTTCAAACATGCGAAAATAAGATTGATAACTAAAGTGTATAGCTATGCAAATCACCATAAATCAATCATTAAAAATAAACAAGCTTTCCTTTACAATTGTATTCAAGAAGCCATTGTACGTAACTGTAATTATGCAGAATCGTTCAGGGATGATGACATTGCAGATATTACGATGTACTTTATGGCTAGCAAAAAAGGCCATGAAATGCAACATAAAGAAAAAAAAATTTTATTGTACATGAATGACCTTGGTGTCTTGAGATATATCATGTTGAAACTCTTAGACCATATAAATGGACACATTAGATTAATGACGACTAATCAAGCACATGAAATGGTTAGTCTTGCTCTTCATGGAGATCTAGATGCAATTATTACTACAAATCATCATATTTATGGATTAGTAACGAACGATATACCTGTCCTTCAAGTGAGTCCATTGTTAAGCGACAGTGAGATCAAAATGATTAAAAATAATCTTAAAATATAA
- a CDS encoding nitroreductase family protein: MTSAFYKAIQGRRSIFGLSKASPISDERLQEVIELAVKNAPSAFNSQTGRIVVLLKEQHDTFWQLALINALEQTAVERIAATTARFHGFAAGYGTVLFFENNEVMDSFQEKFPKLKDQFPIWSQQGAGMLQYVIWTVLEHEGYGASLQHYYPELSEELRAAWHIEPHWQLIAQMPFGEPTAEPREKDIVPVEQRVFIIK, from the coding sequence ATGACAAGTGCATTTTACAAAGCCATCCAAGGTAGACGTTCCATTTTTGGCTTATCGAAAGCTTCACCTATTTCCGATGAACGGTTACAAGAAGTCATTGAATTAGCCGTAAAAAATGCCCCTTCCGCATTTAATTCACAAACGGGTCGCATCGTCGTGTTATTAAAAGAGCAGCATGATACATTTTGGCAGCTCGCTTTAATTAATGCGCTAGAACAAACTGCTGTTGAGCGTATTGCAGCAACAACTGCTCGTTTTCATGGTTTTGCTGCAGGCTATGGAACTGTCTTATTCTTCGAAAATAATGAGGTCATGGATAGTTTCCAAGAGAAATTCCCGAAGTTAAAAGACCAATTTCCTATTTGGTCGCAGCAAGGTGCAGGTATGCTTCAATATGTAATTTGGACAGTACTAGAGCATGAGGGGTACGGTGCTAGCTTACAACACTATTACCCAGAATTGTCGGAAGAATTGCGTGCAGCTTGGCATATTGAACCGCACTGGCAGCTCATTGCCCAAATGCCATTTGGTGAGCCTACCGCCGAACCACGCGAAAAAGATATTGTGCCCGTGGAACAACGTGTTTTTATCATAAAGTGA
- a CDS encoding flavin reductase family protein: MTDKVTAFKQALGNYPTGVTVVTAYNDANEPFGLTVNSFASVSIDPLLILWSLDKRSQLHASFQAAPKFAVNILASDQAHLCTLFSSKIPDRFAQTTWSTSGHGLPILHATLSTLQCETFKQVDAGDHTIFIGHVLEIDNAQKEPLLYHRRHLGQIPTSFYD, encoded by the coding sequence ATGACTGACAAAGTAACAGCATTTAAACAAGCTTTAGGCAATTACCCAACAGGCGTCACAGTAGTTACAGCTTATAATGACGCGAACGAACCTTTTGGCTTAACGGTCAATTCCTTTGCATCTGTTTCAATTGATCCATTGCTCATCTTATGGTCACTCGATAAAAGATCACAACTTCATGCGTCATTTCAAGCAGCTCCCAAATTTGCTGTCAATATTTTAGCGAGTGATCAAGCACATTTATGTACATTATTTTCGAGTAAAATTCCTGACCGCTTTGCTCAAACAACGTGGTCAACTTCCGGACATGGTTTACCGATTTTACATGCTACATTATCCACATTACAATGCGAAACATTCAAGCAAGTCGATGCAGGCGACCATACAATATTCATTGGGCATGTCTTAGAAATTGATAATGCGCAAAAAGAACCATTGCTCTATCATCGTCGGCATTTAGGTCAAATTCCTACAAGCTTTTACGATTAA
- a CDS encoding formate--tetrahydrofolate ligase: protein MTTKNQPLSDLEIASQAVMKPITEIAKAAGIPEDALEQYGRYKAKIDPLKITAHGEDAKVVLVTAISPTPAGEGKSTVTVGLADALHQLNKNVLVALREPSLGPVMGVKGGATGGGYAQVVPMEDINLHFTGDLHAITTANNALSAFIDNHIHQGNVLNIDPRRIIWKRVMDLNDRTLRKVVVGLGGPVQGMPREDGFDITVASEIMAVFCLATSIEDLRERLASIVIGYTFEREPVFVRNLQVEGALTLLLKDAFKPNLVQTLEGTPAIIHGGPFANIAHGCNSIMATQTARKLADIVVTEAGFGSDLGAEKFMNIKARKAGFKPSAVVIVATIRALKMHGGVAKTALVGENVEALLQGIENLAKHVETIRTFGVEPIIALNRFITDTEAELEAVLNWCQENHVRIARTNVWEEGGKGGLQLAEQVLAVLDEENNFSPLYEVTESIEEKVRTIVQKVYGGKDVQFTDQAKKQIAQIEKFGWDVLPICMAKTQYSLSDQPSLLGRPEGFTVTIREVIPKLGAGFLVCLTGDIMTMPGLPKQPAALRMDVDSDGHALGLF, encoded by the coding sequence ATGACAACGAAAAATCAACCATTATCAGATCTAGAAATCGCTAGTCAAGCGGTTATGAAACCTATTACAGAAATAGCGAAAGCTGCAGGAATTCCCGAGGATGCACTGGAGCAATACGGTCGCTATAAAGCGAAGATCGACCCATTAAAAATCACAGCACATGGTGAGGATGCAAAGGTCGTATTAGTCACAGCAATTAGCCCAACTCCAGCTGGTGAAGGAAAATCGACGGTAACAGTCGGACTTGCGGATGCCCTTCATCAATTAAATAAAAACGTTCTTGTCGCATTACGTGAGCCATCTCTTGGTCCAGTGATGGGTGTAAAAGGCGGTGCCACAGGTGGTGGTTACGCGCAGGTTGTTCCAATGGAAGATATCAATTTGCATTTTACTGGTGACCTACATGCCATCACAACTGCCAACAATGCGCTATCGGCCTTTATTGATAATCATATCCATCAAGGCAATGTGTTAAACATCGATCCTCGCCGTATTATTTGGAAGCGTGTGATGGACTTAAATGACCGTACACTAAGAAAAGTAGTCGTTGGTCTTGGTGGTCCAGTCCAAGGCATGCCACGTGAGGACGGCTTTGATATTACGGTGGCTTCAGAAATTATGGCGGTGTTCTGTTTAGCAACAAGCATTGAAGATTTACGCGAGCGTTTAGCAAGCATCGTTATCGGCTACACATTTGAGCGCGAGCCGGTATTTGTGCGTAATCTACAGGTAGAAGGTGCTTTAACGCTGCTATTAAAAGATGCTTTCAAACCAAACTTAGTGCAAACATTAGAAGGCACACCTGCCATTATTCATGGTGGACCATTTGCCAATATCGCGCACGGCTGTAACTCGATTATGGCGACGCAAACGGCACGCAAACTAGCCGATATCGTTGTAACGGAAGCGGGCTTCGGTTCGGACTTAGGTGCTGAAAAATTCATGAACATCAAAGCGCGTAAAGCAGGCTTTAAGCCAAGTGCCGTAGTGATCGTGGCAACGATTCGTGCGTTGAAAATGCACGGTGGTGTAGCGAAAACAGCACTTGTAGGCGAAAATGTGGAAGCACTGTTACAAGGCATTGAAAATTTAGCCAAACACGTCGAGACGATTCGCACATTCGGTGTTGAACCGATTATCGCGTTAAACCGTTTTATTACAGATACAGAAGCAGAACTTGAAGCAGTGCTAAACTGGTGTCAAGAAAATCATGTCCGCATTGCACGTACTAATGTCTGGGAAGAGGGCGGCAAAGGTGGACTTCAGCTAGCGGAGCAAGTGCTTGCTGTACTGGATGAAGAAAACAACTTCTCTCCTTTATATGAAGTAACGGAATCTATCGAGGAAAAAGTACGGACGATTGTGCAAAAAGTGTATGGCGGCAAAGATGTACAATTTACCGACCAAGCAAAAAAACAAATTGCGCAAATCGAAAAATTCGGCTGGGACGTTCTGCCGATTTGTATGGCAAAAACGCAATATTCTTTATCCGACCAACCATCTTTACTCGGGCGTCCAGAAGGCTTCACGGTAACGATTCGCGAAGTTATTCCAAAGCTAGGGGCAGGCTTCTTAGTTTGTCTAACAGGCGACATTATGACGATGCCTGGATTACCAAAGCAGCCAGCTGCATTACGTATGGATGTGGATAGCGACGGACATGCGCTAGGATTGTTCTAA
- a CDS encoding cold-shock protein, with translation MQQGNVKWFNNEKGYGFIECDDGEDVFVHFTGIQEEGFRTLEEGQKVSFDVVEGNRGPQASNVMKL, from the coding sequence ATGCAACAAGGAAACGTAAAGTGGTTCAATAACGAAAAAGGTTATGGCTTTATTGAATGTGACGATGGAGAAGATGTATTTGTACATTTTACGGGGATCCAAGAGGAAGGCTTCCGTACACTTGAAGAAGGACAAAAGGTTTCATTTGATGTGGTGGAAGGCAATCGTGGCCCACAGGCATCAAATGTTATGAAATTATAA
- a CDS encoding VOC family protein, whose protein sequence is MTLVFDHLVHQVQSPENIKDFLNKRNIHTVNGGQHTMWGTYNTLSYFGLTYIEQIAVYDRALFEAAAKYPYTLHHTFKGNNEHYGFSRIALRTTNIEEEAARLRTLGLEVHGPDACSRTRPDGSIVKWKLLHFGQPGQAIDFPFLIEWADDDEERFAQLEASGAIKTAQPITMESVQFYIRDAKATVQRWQEVLQLPEPDIQPQCISIQLPNMRLNFYEEAEATKMMLGRKSEGPFGVTLKDNERTKETLIFPAAFYWINP, encoded by the coding sequence ATGACTTTAGTTTTCGACCATTTAGTTCATCAAGTCCAGTCACCAGAGAATATTAAAGATTTCTTAAATAAGCGCAATATCCATACAGTGAATGGTGGTCAGCACACGATGTGGGGAACGTATAATACGCTAAGTTATTTTGGCTTGACATATATTGAGCAAATTGCTGTGTATGATCGAGCGCTATTTGAGGCAGCGGCGAAGTACCCTTATACATTACATCATACGTTTAAGGGGAATAATGAGCATTACGGATTTTCACGCATCGCATTACGTACCACAAATATTGAAGAAGAGGCTGCTCGATTACGTACGTTGGGGCTTGAAGTTCACGGACCTGATGCCTGTAGTCGAACACGGCCAGATGGCTCGATTGTGAAATGGAAGTTACTGCACTTTGGTCAGCCAGGGCAAGCCATCGATTTTCCATTTTTAATCGAATGGGCAGATGACGATGAAGAGCGTTTTGCGCAATTAGAAGCTAGCGGCGCGATCAAAACGGCACAGCCTATAACGATGGAGTCCGTGCAATTTTATATACGAGATGCCAAAGCTACGGTGCAACGATGGCAGGAAGTATTACAATTGCCCGAGCCTGACATACAACCACAATGTATATCCATACAGTTGCCGAATATGCGCTTAAACTTTTATGAAGAGGCAGAGGCCACTAAAATGATGCTAGGTCGTAAAAGTGAAGGTCCGTTTGGGGTAACGTTAAAAGATAACGAACGAACAAAGGAAACCTTAATCTTCCCAGCCGCTTTTTATTGGATTAATCCATAA